A portion of the Krasilnikovia cinnamomea genome contains these proteins:
- a CDS encoding RDD family protein yields the protein MSPAGQPLADFATRLLAYLIDAAILTGALMVVFMPILILMISRMSDVTATVDPYAGPTEFPDLFSEFFLPVLLVELGLFVLALAAYYVYYVEMMYRSGQTVGKKALKIRVVPLDPAATLTRGMAARRYLVAYVGGTLVPMLGWLDGLWQLWDKPFQQTLHDKAGQTVVVKVPA from the coding sequence TTGAGCCCGGCTGGTCAGCCGCTGGCGGACTTCGCCACGCGGCTGCTGGCTTATCTCATCGACGCCGCCATCCTCACGGGCGCGCTGATGGTCGTCTTCATGCCGATCCTGATACTGATGATCAGCCGGATGAGCGATGTCACGGCGACGGTCGACCCGTACGCCGGACCGACCGAATTCCCGGACCTCTTCAGCGAGTTCTTCCTGCCGGTGTTGCTGGTGGAGCTCGGCCTCTTCGTGCTCGCCCTGGCGGCGTACTACGTCTACTACGTGGAGATGATGTACCGCTCCGGGCAGACCGTCGGGAAGAAGGCCCTCAAGATCCGGGTGGTGCCGCTGGACCCCGCCGCGACGCTGACCCGGGGCATGGCCGCCCGGCGGTATCTCGTCGCCTACGTCGGCGGGACCCTCGTGCCGATGCTGGGCTGGCTCGACGGGCTGTGGCAGTTGTGGGACAAGCCGTTCCAGCAGACGCTGCATGACAAGGCCGGGCAGACTGTCGTCGTTAAGGTTCCGGCATGA
- a CDS encoding PQQ-binding-like beta-propeller repeat protein produces the protein MASGGGWRGYAVCAVVVVIVLAATGVWNPFPKLWSWIDRDEPIAPGAAKWQARLGGTPRSVTIADDVVIVEYRTSIEAYGAGTGVRLWKSDADWSAVAGSGANAVVVTGRLITKGYQVLDPRTGAVRRTDSAATAVWTYTNAILDVHCGDGGCELTARDPRGGDPLWRVPSPSLGIVLDGDNPDLPGTRPLTGSQIDDQIAGPSLMPALLGLPEDRQVRIVDTAAGRLVQTVAQGTRQRVTVAGGRLLTVTGEARDGTCYYRVAATDPPATDPVWRRDLNLRTADDGAECRQDRDPVGGGDVVLGVDPVGRQVLIAAHDGRELWHGGEGERVLAVDDRYAVVREGDGRGARGRSLARGGGGWRRSIGAGTQAALTPYAAVLVEPKAGRVTAISPGSGAVLAEVKTTGKPYATGPGGLVLVSGRDLAYVPFAVDRAG, from the coding sequence GTGGCGTCCGGCGGTGGGTGGCGAGGCTACGCGGTCTGCGCCGTCGTGGTCGTCATCGTGCTGGCCGCCACGGGAGTGTGGAACCCGTTCCCGAAGCTGTGGAGCTGGATCGACCGCGACGAACCCATCGCCCCGGGCGCCGCGAAGTGGCAGGCCAGGCTGGGCGGAACCCCGCGCAGTGTGACGATCGCGGACGACGTGGTGATCGTCGAGTACCGCACCTCGATCGAGGCGTACGGGGCCGGAACCGGGGTGCGGCTGTGGAAGTCCGACGCCGACTGGTCTGCGGTGGCGGGCAGCGGCGCCAACGCGGTCGTGGTCACCGGGCGGCTGATCACCAAGGGATACCAGGTGCTCGATCCCCGCACCGGCGCGGTCCGGCGGACCGATTCCGCGGCGACGGCCGTCTGGACGTACACGAATGCGATCTTGGATGTGCACTGCGGTGACGGGGGCTGCGAGCTGACCGCCCGGGATCCGCGCGGCGGCGACCCGCTGTGGCGGGTGCCGTCGCCCAGCCTGGGCATCGTGCTCGACGGCGACAACCCCGACCTGCCCGGCACCCGGCCGCTGACCGGCAGCCAGATCGACGATCAGATCGCCGGGCCGTCGCTCATGCCCGCCCTGCTCGGGCTGCCCGAGGACCGCCAGGTCCGGATCGTCGACACGGCTGCGGGGCGGCTCGTGCAGACCGTCGCGCAGGGTACGCGCCAGCGGGTCACGGTGGCCGGGGGCCGCCTGCTCACGGTGACCGGAGAGGCCCGCGACGGCACGTGCTACTACCGGGTGGCGGCGACCGACCCGCCGGCCACCGATCCGGTGTGGCGGCGCGACCTCAACCTGCGGACCGCCGACGACGGAGCCGAGTGCCGGCAGGACCGGGACCCGGTGGGCGGCGGCGACGTGGTGCTCGGGGTCGACCCGGTGGGGCGGCAGGTGCTGATCGCGGCGCACGACGGGCGCGAGCTGTGGCACGGCGGCGAGGGGGAGCGGGTGCTGGCGGTCGACGACCGGTACGCGGTCGTGCGCGAGGGGGACGGACGTGGCGCGCGTGGGCGCTCCCTGGCCCGGGGCGGCGGCGGTTGGCGGCGGTCCATCGGCGCGGGCACCCAGGCGGCGCTGACGCCGTACGCGGCGGTGCTGGTGGAGCCGAAGGCGGGCCGGGTCACCGCGATCAGTCCCGGCTCGGGCGCGGTGCTGGCCGAGGTGAAGACCACCGGCAAGCCGTACGCGACGGGGCCCGGCGGGCTGGTGCTGGTGTCGGGGCGGGACCTCGCGTACGTGCCCTTCGCCGTTGATCGAGCAGGTTGA
- a CDS encoding fumarate hydratase, with the protein MSRAAAFSYAPLLPIGDDLTEYRLVTDEGVDVVNGPGGRRFLTVESSVITQLTAEAMHDIAHYLRPAHLTQLRSIIDDPKASANDRFVALDLLRNANIAAGGVLPMCQDTGTAIVMGKRGRHVLTDGQDERAIAQGVYQAYTRLNLRYSQLAPLTMWDEKNTGTNLPAQIELYAEDPGGHPDAYKFLFMAKGGGSANKSYLYQETKALLSPARLMEFLDEKLRLIGTSACPPYHLAVVIGGTSAEHALKTAKLASAKYLDNLPRQGSMTAHGFRDVELEAAVLELTRDFGIGAQFGGRYFCHDVRVIRLPRHGASCPVAIAVSCSADRQALAKITPSGVWLERLETDPARFLPDVTDEHLETDEVVRVDLNRPMDEIRAQLSKYPVKTRLSLSGPLVVARDIAHAKIAERLDAGEPMPQYLRDHAVYYAGPAKTPEGYASGSFGPTTAGRMDSYVEKFQAAGGSLVMLAKGNRSGQVTRACQSHGGFYLGSIGGPAARLAQDCIKHVEVLEYPELGMEAVWKIEVEDFPAFIVVDDKGNDFFAEVTRPKSVLQVGSKPPAS; encoded by the coding sequence ATGAGCAGAGCCGCCGCTTTCTCGTATGCCCCGTTGTTGCCGATCGGTGACGACCTGACCGAATATCGCCTGGTCACGGACGAGGGCGTGGACGTGGTCAACGGGCCGGGCGGGCGTCGCTTCCTGACGGTCGAGTCGTCGGTGATCACGCAGCTCACCGCGGAGGCGATGCACGACATCGCGCATTACCTGCGCCCCGCTCACCTGACCCAGCTGCGGTCGATCATCGACGACCCCAAGGCCTCGGCGAACGACCGCTTCGTCGCCCTGGACCTGCTGCGCAACGCGAACATCGCGGCCGGCGGCGTGCTGCCCATGTGCCAGGACACCGGCACCGCGATCGTCATGGGCAAGCGCGGCCGCCACGTGCTCACCGACGGCCAGGACGAGCGGGCGATCGCGCAGGGCGTCTACCAGGCGTACACCAGGCTGAACCTGCGGTATTCGCAGCTCGCCCCGCTGACGATGTGGGACGAGAAGAACACCGGCACCAACCTGCCCGCGCAGATCGAGCTGTACGCCGAGGACCCGGGCGGGCACCCGGACGCGTACAAGTTCCTGTTCATGGCCAAGGGCGGCGGCTCGGCCAACAAGTCGTACCTGTACCAGGAGACCAAGGCGCTGCTCAGCCCGGCGCGGCTGATGGAGTTCCTGGACGAGAAGCTGCGGCTGATCGGGACGTCGGCGTGCCCGCCGTACCATCTCGCGGTCGTCATCGGTGGCACCAGCGCCGAGCACGCGCTCAAGACCGCGAAGCTGGCCAGCGCCAAGTACCTGGACAACCTGCCCCGGCAGGGGTCGATGACCGCGCACGGCTTCCGCGACGTCGAGTTGGAGGCGGCGGTCCTCGAACTGACCCGCGACTTCGGCATCGGGGCGCAGTTCGGCGGCCGGTACTTCTGTCACGACGTACGGGTGATCCGCCTGCCCCGGCACGGCGCCTCCTGCCCGGTGGCCATCGCGGTGTCCTGCTCGGCCGACCGCCAGGCCCTCGCCAAGATCACGCCGTCCGGGGTGTGGCTGGAGCGGCTGGAGACCGACCCGGCCCGGTTCCTGCCCGACGTCACGGACGAGCACCTGGAGACCGACGAGGTCGTCCGCGTCGACCTGAACCGCCCGATGGACGAGATCCGGGCGCAACTGTCGAAGTACCCGGTGAAGACCCGGCTGTCGCTCAGCGGTCCGCTGGTGGTGGCCCGCGACATCGCCCACGCGAAGATCGCCGAACGGCTGGACGCGGGCGAGCCGATGCCGCAGTACCTGCGCGACCACGCGGTCTACTACGCGGGCCCGGCCAAGACCCCCGAGGGGTACGCGTCCGGCTCGTTCGGCCCGACCACGGCCGGGCGGATGGACTCGTACGTGGAGAAGTTCCAGGCCGCGGGCGGTTCGCTGGTCATGCTGGCCAAGGGCAACCGGTCGGGTCAGGTCACCCGCGCCTGCCAGAGCCACGGCGGGTTCTACCTCGGCTCGATCGGCGGCCCGGCCGCCCGGCTGGCCCAGGACTGCATCAAGCACGTCGAGGTGCTCGAATACCCGGAACTCGGCATGGAAGCGGTGTGGAAGATCGAGGTCGAGGACTTCCCGGCGTTCATCGTCGTGGACGACAAGGGCAACGACTTCTTCGCCGAGGTGACCCGCCCCAAGAGCGTCCTGCAGGTGGGCAGCAAGCCCCCGGCGTCATAG
- a CDS encoding helix-turn-helix domain-containing protein, with product METQPRPNTALRAARLAMRLSQDEMAERMRRAGAASTTKRTVQRYESGEITNPRPASARALEMVTRLPISSLGFPADAEAVVVDDGRGGHDLEVRPIPIPAPTGPARAGGGHSGVWLSRYRYYSSSRGQDLDSAHYVVILQHGDTLTVRSVQAPETSLLTMDLMVDGSVITGTWAEETKVDGYYRGARYHGAIQLLAEPTGRRLAGKWVGFGKDMDINTGPWTLTFQDASTSKSTLAKYEQAPEGG from the coding sequence ATGGAGACCCAGCCTCGGCCGAACACCGCGCTCCGTGCGGCTCGCCTCGCGATGCGTCTCAGTCAGGACGAAATGGCCGAGCGGATGCGCAGGGCGGGAGCCGCTAGCACCACCAAGCGGACCGTCCAGCGCTACGAGAGCGGCGAGATCACCAACCCCCGGCCAGCCAGCGCCCGGGCACTCGAAATGGTCACGCGCCTGCCTATCTCATCGCTGGGCTTCCCGGCAGATGCGGAGGCGGTGGTCGTCGATGACGGCCGGGGAGGGCACGACCTGGAGGTACGCCCCATTCCGATCCCCGCTCCGACCGGGCCCGCACGGGCGGGCGGGGGCCACTCCGGAGTGTGGTTGAGTCGCTACCGCTATTACTCCAGCAGCCGCGGCCAGGACCTCGACAGCGCTCACTATGTGGTGATCCTGCAGCACGGGGACACGCTGACCGTACGCAGCGTCCAGGCTCCTGAAACGTCGCTGCTCACGATGGACCTGATGGTTGACGGCAGCGTGATCACGGGGACGTGGGCCGAGGAGACCAAGGTCGATGGCTACTACCGAGGCGCCCGATATCACGGTGCCATCCAGCTGCTCGCCGAGCCGACCGGTCGCCGCCTCGCCGGGAAGTGGGTCGGTTTCGGCAAGGACATGGACATCAACACGGGCCCATGGACGCTGACCTTCCAGGACGCGAGCACGAGCAAGTCGACGCTGGCGAAGTACGAGCAGGCGCCCGAAGGGGGGTAG
- a CDS encoding RDD family protein: MTSLPPGWYKDPADPATQRWWDGEGWVGKPIPADAVPPEGPPPEEAPTSPVAAPNAATPGASIPGHRAPGTTPDPNAPGAASPGAASPSAAHPGVPYPGSAQPGSTQPGIPQPGIPQPGIPQPGGPQPGMPQPGEPQPGGPQPGGLQPGMPYPGPYPGGPYPGGPYPGGPYPGGPYPGGPYPGGFHPGGHGPSAPAPPQGWGLPPGWQPPPGWQPPPGWQPPPGAQPPPGWQPPAPGTPGYSWAYVPQLRPHGFALAGFGRRLVARMVDVVMVLLLNIAVNGWFAYQWWLEVEPILRAAMADPANATPQPASMRASYLMFTILIIATALWFAYEVPATANHGQTLGKRLMQVKVLRMENTDQIGFGRAFRRWARLGLWTPFWTFWGLGLVMQFIDSVSLLFDPRLRQALHDKSAQTVVVALPAGYRRPVEAAGGGDHSGGEK, from the coding sequence ATGACCTCCCTGCCCCCAGGCTGGTACAAGGATCCCGCCGACCCGGCGACCCAGCGCTGGTGGGACGGCGAGGGCTGGGTGGGCAAGCCGATCCCGGCCGACGCCGTGCCGCCGGAGGGTCCGCCCCCGGAGGAGGCGCCCACCTCACCGGTCGCGGCGCCGAACGCCGCCACGCCGGGCGCGTCCATCCCCGGCCATCGGGCGCCCGGCACCACACCCGATCCGAACGCACCCGGTGCGGCGTCTCCCGGTGCGGCATCTCCGTCCGCGGCTCATCCCGGCGTGCCCTACCCGGGCAGCGCCCAGCCGGGGAGTACCCAGCCGGGCATCCCCCAGCCGGGCATCCCCCAGCCGGGCATCCCCCAGCCGGGCGGGCCTCAGCCAGGTATGCCTCAGCCGGGCGAGCCTCAGCCGGGCGGGCCTCAGCCGGGTGGGCTGCAGCCGGGTATGCCGTACCCGGGGCCTTACCCCGGGGGCCCTTACCCCGGGGGCCCTTACCCCGGCGGCCCTTACCCCGGCGGCCCTTATCCCGGCGGTCCCTATCCGGGCGGGTTCCATCCGGGTGGGCACGGACCTTCCGCACCGGCTCCCCCACAGGGCTGGGGCCTACCGCCCGGCTGGCAACCACCGCCGGGATGGCAGCCACCACCAGGCTGGCAACCGCCGCCCGGGGCGCAGCCGCCGCCGGGGTGGCAGCCGCCCGCGCCGGGGACACCCGGCTACTCCTGGGCGTACGTTCCGCAACTGCGCCCGCACGGCTTCGCGCTGGCCGGGTTCGGCCGTCGGCTCGTCGCCCGGATGGTCGACGTCGTCATGGTGCTACTGCTCAACATCGCCGTGAACGGCTGGTTCGCGTACCAGTGGTGGCTGGAGGTCGAGCCGATCCTGCGCGCCGCCATGGCCGACCCGGCCAACGCGACGCCGCAGCCGGCGTCAATGCGTGCCAGCTACCTCATGTTCACGATCCTGATCATCGCGACCGCGCTGTGGTTCGCGTACGAGGTGCCGGCCACCGCGAACCACGGCCAGACCCTCGGCAAGCGGCTCATGCAGGTCAAGGTGCTCCGGATGGAGAACACCGACCAGATCGGCTTCGGCCGCGCGTTCCGGCGCTGGGCCCGGCTCGGCCTGTGGACCCCGTTCTGGACGTTCTGGGGGCTCGGGCTGGTGATGCAGTTCATCGACTCGGTGTCGCTGCTGTTCGATCCACGGCTGCGGCAGGCACTGCATGACAAGTCCGCGCAGACCGTGGTGGTCGCGCTTCCGGCGGGGTACCGCCGCCCTGTCGAGGCCGCCGGTGGCGGCGACCACTCCGGAGGAGAGAAATGA
- a CDS encoding ArsR/SmtB family transcription factor codes for MVAEALSPEGATELARAFKVLGDPVRLRVLSLIAARNGGEVCVCEITDAFDLTGPTISYHLRQLRESGLVDCERRGTWVYYWIVPGRLAGLSQFLDPSDAAEEMS; via the coding sequence ATGGTCGCCGAAGCACTCAGCCCCGAAGGGGCCACCGAGCTGGCCCGCGCGTTCAAGGTCCTCGGCGATCCGGTCCGGCTGCGGGTGCTCTCCCTGATCGCCGCCCGCAACGGCGGCGAGGTGTGCGTCTGCGAGATCACCGACGCGTTCGACCTGACCGGGCCGACCATCTCGTACCACCTGCGGCAGCTACGCGAATCCGGCCTGGTCGACTGCGAACGCCGGGGCACCTGGGTCTATTACTGGATCGTGCCCGGCAGGCTCGCCGGGCTGTCGCAGTTCCTCGACCCCTCCGACGCCGCCGAGGAGATGTCATGA
- a CDS encoding GNAT family N-acetyltransferase — MSTDRSPEPRIAPMLDAHADAVLDIYRLGIATGDATFETAPPSWEQFAAGRLPEHRFVAVDGDRVLGWVGCSAVSDRCVYAGVVEHSVYVHPDARGRGVGRALLQALIGSTERAGIWTIQSGVFSENAASLALHTACGFRVVGTRERIGRHHGRWRDVTLLERRSPTIA, encoded by the coding sequence ATGAGCACGGACCGGTCCCCGGAGCCGCGCATTGCGCCGATGCTCGACGCGCACGCCGACGCGGTCCTCGACATCTACCGCCTGGGCATCGCCACGGGCGACGCCACGTTCGAGACGGCACCGCCGAGCTGGGAGCAGTTCGCCGCCGGCCGGTTGCCCGAGCATCGCTTCGTCGCCGTCGATGGCGACCGCGTCCTCGGCTGGGTGGGCTGCTCGGCGGTGTCCGACCGGTGCGTCTACGCCGGTGTGGTGGAGCACTCCGTCTACGTCCACCCCGATGCCCGCGGCCGGGGAGTCGGCCGGGCGCTGCTGCAGGCGTTGATCGGCTCGACCGAGCGGGCCGGGATCTGGACCATCCAATCCGGCGTCTTCTCCGAGAACGCCGCCAGCCTGGCCCTGCACACGGCCTGCGGGTTCCGCGTCGTCGGCACCCGCGAGAGGATCGGCCGCCACCACGGCCGCTGGCGCGACGTCACCCTGCTGGAGCGCCGCAGCCCCACCATCGCGTGA
- the hisC gene encoding histidinol-phosphate transaminase, protein MTRLTRADLDTLPAYVAGRNVADLARELGLTEAIKLASNEVPYGPLPGVPEAIAEAARTVHRYPDMGVVALRERLADRYGVSPDRVVTGCGSVGLAETLAKVTCLPGDEIVHAWRSFEAYPIIATGAGATGIRVPNTAGHGHDLSAMADAITDRTRLVIVCNPNNPTGTSVRRAELDRFLAQVPDDVLVVLDEAYREFVTDEQVPDALETYGDRPNVVVLRTMSKAWGLAGLRMGFLVAQPEVAATIRKVVTPFSTNLLAQAAALAALDAEDEVTRRCALIIAERDRITEALRKLQLEVPASQANFVWLPLGDRAAAFGAACEARGVIVRAFQPDGVRVTIGTPEENDAFLAAAEHALA, encoded by the coding sequence ATGACCCGGCTCACCCGTGCCGACCTGGACACCCTGCCCGCGTACGTGGCGGGGCGCAACGTCGCCGACCTGGCCCGCGAACTCGGCCTGACCGAGGCCATCAAGCTGGCCAGCAACGAAGTCCCGTACGGGCCGCTGCCCGGCGTGCCCGAGGCGATCGCCGAGGCGGCCCGCACGGTGCACCGCTACCCCGACATGGGTGTGGTCGCGCTGCGCGAACGGCTGGCCGACCGGTACGGCGTGAGTCCCGACCGCGTAGTCACCGGCTGCGGCTCGGTGGGGCTGGCCGAGACCCTGGCCAAGGTGACCTGTCTGCCCGGCGACGAGATCGTGCACGCGTGGCGGTCCTTCGAGGCGTACCCGATCATCGCCACGGGCGCGGGCGCCACCGGCATACGTGTGCCCAACACCGCCGGGCACGGCCACGACCTGTCCGCGATGGCCGACGCGATCACGGACCGGACCCGCCTGGTTATCGTGTGCAACCCGAACAACCCGACCGGCACCAGCGTGCGCCGCGCCGAGTTGGACCGGTTCCTCGCGCAGGTGCCCGACGACGTGCTCGTGGTGCTCGACGAGGCGTACCGGGAGTTCGTCACGGACGAGCAGGTGCCCGATGCCCTCGAGACGTACGGTGACCGCCCCAACGTCGTGGTGCTGCGCACCATGTCCAAGGCGTGGGGCCTGGCCGGTCTGCGCATGGGTTTCCTGGTGGCCCAGCCGGAGGTGGCCGCGACCATCCGCAAGGTGGTGACGCCGTTCTCCACGAACCTGCTGGCGCAGGCCGCCGCCCTGGCCGCGCTGGACGCCGAGGATGAGGTGACGCGCCGCTGCGCGCTGATCATCGCCGAGCGCGACCGGATCACCGAGGCGCTGCGCAAGCTGCAGCTGGAGGTTCCGGCTAGTCAGGCCAACTTCGTGTGGCTGCCGCTGGGCGACCGGGCCGCGGCGTTCGGCGCGGCGTGCGAGGCGCGCGGGGTCATCGTCCGCGCCTTCCAGCCGGACGGTGTGCGCGTGACCATCGGCACCCCGGAGGAGAACGACGCGTTCCTCGCCGCCGCGGAGCATGCGCTCGCCTGA
- the hppD gene encoding 4-hydroxyphenylpyruvate dioxygenase — protein MTQMMAAAQSPDVDVFPVKGVDYLQFLVGNAKQAAHYYSTAFGMTCVAYRGPEHGYRDHAEYVLVSGSARFLITGAVHVDAPGADHVTRHSDGIKDIALAVPDVDAAYRHAIEAGARSVAEPHDVKDEHGTVRLAAIATYGETIHTLVDRSGYDGPFLPGFVARGPIVDRQPAIDAGLQPKRFFQAVDHVVGNVELGKMDEWVEFYRRVMGFTNMAEFVGDDIATDYSALMSKVVADGTRKVKFPLNEPAVSKRKSQIDEYLEFYGGPGAQHIAVATNDILASVDAMRAAGVEFLATPDSYYDDPELRARIGNVRVPIEELKKRRILVDRDEDGYLLQIFTKPVQDRPTVFFELIERHGSLGFGKGNFKALFEAIEREQELRGNL, from the coding sequence ATGACGCAGATGATGGCAGCCGCCCAGTCGCCCGACGTCGACGTGTTCCCCGTCAAGGGCGTCGACTACCTGCAGTTTCTCGTGGGCAACGCGAAGCAGGCGGCCCACTACTACTCGACCGCGTTCGGGATGACCTGCGTCGCGTACCGGGGCCCCGAGCACGGCTACCGCGACCACGCCGAGTATGTCCTGGTCAGCGGGTCCGCACGGTTCCTGATCACCGGCGCGGTGCACGTCGACGCGCCCGGCGCCGACCACGTCACCCGGCACAGCGACGGCATCAAGGACATCGCCCTGGCCGTCCCGGACGTCGACGCCGCCTACCGGCACGCGATCGAGGCCGGCGCCCGCTCGGTCGCCGAGCCGCACGACGTCAAGGACGAACACGGCACGGTCCGGCTCGCCGCCATCGCCACGTACGGCGAGACCATCCACACGCTGGTCGACCGATCCGGCTACGACGGGCCGTTCCTGCCCGGCTTCGTGGCGCGCGGCCCGATTGTGGACCGGCAGCCCGCGATCGACGCCGGCCTGCAGCCCAAGCGCTTCTTCCAGGCGGTCGACCACGTCGTCGGCAACGTCGAGCTCGGCAAGATGGACGAGTGGGTGGAGTTCTACCGCCGGGTCATGGGCTTCACCAACATGGCCGAGTTCGTCGGCGACGACATCGCCACGGACTACTCGGCCCTGATGAGCAAGGTCGTCGCGGACGGCACCCGCAAGGTCAAGTTCCCGCTGAACGAGCCGGCCGTCTCGAAGCGCAAGTCGCAGATCGACGAGTACCTGGAGTTCTACGGCGGCCCCGGCGCCCAGCACATCGCCGTCGCCACCAACGACATCCTGGCCAGCGTCGACGCCATGCGCGCCGCCGGTGTCGAGTTCCTGGCCACCCCCGACTCGTACTACGACGACCCGGAGCTGCGGGCCCGCATCGGCAACGTCCGGGTCCCGATCGAGGAGCTCAAGAAGCGCCGCATCCTGGTCGACCGCGACGAGGACGGCTACCTGCTGCAGATCTTCACCAAGCCGGTGCAGGACCGCCCGACGGTCTTCTTCGAGCTGATCGAGCGGCACGGCTCGCTCGGCTTCGGCAAGGGCAACTTCAAGGCCCTGTTCGAGGCGATCGAGCGGGAGCAGGAACTGCGCGGCAACCTGTAA
- a CDS encoding ArsI/CadI family heavy metal resistance metalloenzyme: MSRVQLALRVSDLEASVEFYSKLFGVEVAKRRPGYANFAITEPPLKLVLIEGDADQPTVMDHLGVEVFSGDEVTAATQRLTESGLVTLAEDDTECCYALQDKVWVRGPGDEPWEVYVVKADADRLAKAPASVCCGGEPAPADDKQPASTGCC; this comes from the coding sequence ATGTCTCGTGTGCAGCTCGCCCTGCGGGTGTCCGACCTGGAAGCGTCGGTCGAGTTCTACTCGAAGTTGTTCGGGGTTGAGGTGGCCAAGCGCCGCCCCGGGTACGCCAACTTCGCCATCACCGAGCCGCCGCTGAAGCTGGTCCTCATCGAGGGCGACGCGGACCAGCCCACCGTCATGGATCACCTGGGCGTGGAGGTGTTCAGCGGCGACGAGGTCACCGCCGCCACCCAGCGGCTCACCGAGTCCGGCCTGGTCACCCTCGCCGAGGACGACACCGAGTGCTGCTACGCGCTCCAGGACAAGGTGTGGGTTCGCGGTCCCGGGGATGAACCGTGGGAGGTGTACGTCGTCAAGGCCGACGCGGACCGGTTGGCGAAGGCGCCGGCGAGTGTGTGCTGCGGCGGCGAGCCCGCCCCGGCCGACGACAAGCAGCCCGCTTCGACCGGGTGCTGCTGA
- a CDS encoding Lrp/AsnC family transcriptional regulator: MAIQDVQLDALDARLLALLHAEPRIGVLELSRRLAVARGTVQARLDKLIARGAIRGFGPDVAPDVIGFGVTSFVTLEISQRYGHDAVAAHLAEIPEVLEAHTITGAGDIVCRIVARSNADLQRVIDQIVGYEGIVRASTIIALAELIPYRVLPLVRSAASGS, from the coding sequence ATGGCTATACAAGATGTTCAGCTCGACGCGTTGGACGCGCGGCTGCTCGCCCTGCTGCATGCCGAGCCACGCATCGGCGTGCTCGAACTGTCCCGCCGTCTCGCGGTCGCCCGCGGCACGGTTCAGGCCCGGCTGGACAAGTTGATCGCCCGCGGCGCGATCCGTGGCTTCGGCCCGGACGTGGCGCCGGACGTGATCGGTTTCGGGGTGACCAGCTTCGTCACCCTGGAGATCAGCCAGCGGTACGGCCACGACGCGGTCGCCGCCCACCTGGCCGAGATCCCCGAGGTGCTGGAGGCGCACACGATCACCGGGGCCGGGGACATCGTGTGCCGGATCGTGGCCCGCTCCAACGCCGACCTGCAGCGCGTCATCGACCAGATCGTCGGCTACGAGGGGATCGTCCGCGCCTCCACGATCATCGCCCTCGCGGAGCTGATTCCGTACCGGGTGCTGCCGTTGGTGCGTTCCGCCGCATCGGGGTCATAA